One window of Amyelois transitella isolate CPQ chromosome 7, ilAmyTran1.1, whole genome shotgun sequence genomic DNA carries:
- the LOC106140793 gene encoding palmitoyltransferase ZDHHC18: protein MASRRVTRKWEVFAGRNRFWCDGRLMTAPHPGVFALTLALICGTCALHFAFDCPYLAARVSAAVPAASGALFVFTLSALLRTALSDPGIIPRAAPHEAAALEAGCEPAGGAGRPPPRAREVLVRGRPVKLKYCFTCKMFRPPRASHCSLCDNCVDRFDHHCPWVGNCVGKRNYRYFYTFVVSLSFLAAFVFACAVTHLALEARGSGLGPALRSAPASAVVAAVCFLSVWSVLGLAGFHTYLASTDQTTNEDIKGSFSTRRGVSNPNPYSRGNACANCWHVLCGPLAPSLIDRRGVFTIDLKDELPPAFARALPGAPPSPRPAPLSALAVTSLQPPRSARDGAVGGSYTNLFEGEAARHVYMNRSLDLDPLPLQDVRGAAGGPAGGAGGAGGGAVAGGGALSASRLRLLHDTTMIDAALDLDEPEPPPHLPPALPPAPPALAAPAPHALAAL, encoded by the exons ATGGCGTCGCGGCGCGTGACGCGCAAGTGGGAGGTGTTCGCGGGCCGCAACCGGTTCTGGTGCGACGGCCGCCTCATGACGGCGCCGCACCCCGGCGTGTTCGCGCTCACGCTGGCGCTCATCTGCGGCACGTGCGCGCTGCACTTCGCCTTCGACTGCCCCTACCTGGCCGCGCGCGTGTCCGCCGCCGTGCCCGCCGCCAGCGGCGCGCTGTTCGTGTTCACGCTGTCGGCGCTGCTGCGCACGGCGCTCAGCGACCCCGGCATCATcccgcgcgccgcgccgcacGAGGCGGCCGCGCTGGAGGCCGGCTGCGAGCCCGCGGGCGGCGCCGGCCGGCCCCCGCCGCGCGCGCGCGAGGTGCTGGTGCGCGGCCGGCCCGTCAAGCTCAAGTACTGCTTCACCTGCAAGATGTTCCGGCCGCCGCGCGCCTCGCACTGCTCGCTCTGCGACAACTGCGTGGACCGCTTCGACCACCACTGTCCGTGGGTGGGCAATTGCGTGGGCAAGCGCAACTACCGCTACTTCTACACGTTCGTGGTGTCGCTGTCTTTCTTGGCGGCGTTCGTGTTCGCGTGTGCGGTGACGCATCTCGCGCTGGAGGCGCGCGGCTCGGGGCTGGGCCCGGCGCTGCGCTCGGCGCCCGCCTCCGCCGTCGTGGCGGCCGTCTGCTTCCTGTCCGTGTGGTCCGTGCTGGGCCTGGCCGGCTTCCACACCTACCTCGCCTCCACCGACCAGACCACCAACGAAGAT ATCAAGGGCTCGTTCTCGACGCGGCGCGGCGTGTCCAACCCCAACCCGTACTCGCGGGGTAACGCGTGCGCCAACTGCTGGCACGTTCTGTGCGGCCCCCTCGCCCCCAGCCTCATCGACCG TCGCGGAGTGTTCACGATCGACTTGAAGGATGAGTTGCCGCCCGCGTTCGCGCGAGCGCTGCCGGGCGCGCCGCCGTCGCCGCGCCCCGCGCCGCTGTCCGCGTTGGCCGTCACCTCGTTGCAGCCGCCGCGCTCGGCCCGCGACG GAGCGGTCGGCGGCAGCTACACCAACCTGTTCGAGGGCGAAGCGGCGCGCCACGTGTACATGAACCGCAGCCTCGACCTCGACCCGCTGCCGCTGCAGGACGtgcgcggcgcggcgggcgggcCGGCGGGGGGCGCGgggggcgcgggcggcggcgcggtggcgggcggcggcgcgctgTCGGCGTCGCGGCTGCGGCTGCTGCACGACACCACCATGATCGACGCGGCGCTCGACCTGGACGAGCCGGAGCCGCCGCCGCACCTGCCCCCCGCGCTGCcccccgcgccgcccgcgctggctgcgcccgcgccgcacGCGCTCGCGGCGCTCTGA
- the LOC132901903 gene encoding uncharacterized protein LOC132901903, translating to MMNITIPQTDHIKILGVIIDSKLNFIQHVKYVINKATKIFKNLCKFVRPTWGVHPENVDCIYRQVIVPIITYAAGIWGSATRFYSVRQALRSFQRNFAIRAIRGFHTISAVAALALAQFPPLHLIINETFEIHHIKQTGTCNELPDDITLYPKSKVRDLLHPANRVTIKYDEATTQEDTTALINPDAPNIFTDGSKKEDGQAGASFVVMLEGQPPIIKKFKLSRTASVFMCELYAITEALRWLINSDSIEAVIFSDSQSSLKAIQNRSNTDPLVNQIHHMLSHLSSRHTKVQFVWAKAHVGIVGNELADAAAKEAAERKTATLHNFFPLSHAKRLLRQRTLDAWQQEYVSAPQGATTKSFFSSISEIAEFRKYIKISFTITQILSGHGYHKTYLHKYRITEDDRCPCDDETPQDVRHLLEFCPIFFRTREKYTMMCLKRKIEPFKMNTMTKSEDAIKYFTEHVNNIVTHLKQINGT from the coding sequence ATGATGAACATCACAATCCCGCAGACCGACCACATCAAAATCCTAGGAGTCATCATAGActcaaagctcaactttataCAGCATGTTAAGTACGTCATCAACAAAGCaaccaaaatatttaagaaccTTTGCAAATTCGTCCGGCCGACTTGGGGAGTTCACCCTGAGAACGTCGACTGTATATACCGCCAAGTTATTGTCCCTATAATCACGTATGCAGCAGGCATCTGGGGTTCGGCCACTAGATTCTATTCAGTGCGCCAAGCCCTCAGATCCTTTCAAAGGAACTTCGCTATTAGGGCAATACGAGGATTCCATACCATCTCGGCAGTCGCAGCGTTGGCGCTGGCTCAATTTCCTCCCCTACACTTAATCATAAATGAGACTTTTGAGATTCACCATATCAAACAGACCGGAACATGCAATGAATTGCCTGATGACATCACATTATACCCAAAATCCAAAGTCAGAGATCTCCTACACCCGGCCAACCGAGTCACCATAAAGTACGACGAAGCCACCACGCAAGAGGACACCACAGCTTTAATCAATCCAGATGCGCCCAATATTTTCACCGACGGCAGCAAGAAAGAAGACGGACAAGCAGGGGCTTCGTTCGTGGTGATGCTAGAAGGACAGCCTCCGATCATCAAGAAATTCAAGCTGAGCCGCACTGCTTCTGTTTTTATGTGTGAGCTTTATGCCATAACCGAAGCCCTCAGATGGCTCATCAATAGTGATTCCATAGAAGCTGTTATATTTTCTGACTCCCAATCTTCCCTGAAAGCCATCCAAAACCGGAGTAATACAGACCCATTAGTGAATCAAATCCACCATATGTTATCCCACCTTTCTTCCCGGCACACCAAAGTACAGTTCGTGTGGGCCAAGGCCCACGTTGGAATCGTAGGCAACGAACTAGCGGATGCTGCGGCAAAAGAAGCGGCTGAGAGGAAAACAGCAACTTTGCACAATTTCTTCCCGCTCTCCCACGCCAAAAGGCTGCTTCGGCAGCGTACCCTCGATGCCTGGCAGCAGGAATATGTGTCGGCGCCGCAAGGGGCCACCACAAAATCTTTCTTCTCATCTATTTCCGAAATAGCCGAATTcagaaaatacataaaaatctccTTCACCATCACACAAATCTTATCTGGGCACGGCTACcacaaaacttatttgcatAAATACCGAATCACTGAGGACGATCGTTGTCCTTGCGACGACGAGACTCCTCAGGACGTTCGCCACCTTCTAGAATTCTGCCCAATATTCTTCAGAACCCGGGAAAAATACACAATGATGTGCCTCAAAAGGAAAATCGAACCTTTTAAAATGAACACGATGACTAAATCTGAAGATGCCATCAAATACTTCACAGAACATGTAAACAATATCGTCACACacttgaaacaaataaatggcACCTAA
- the LOC132901904 gene encoding uncharacterized protein LOC132901904, which yields MSLCKKCSKQIKASDVKSCSRCPNSFHYQCLGVPSENFSKESKTYKATWKCQDCKLADSRVTTPSPATTDTSPSNISEDLKTYLEKLLEEHLSKFSRDIKRDFAAESVDTRSKLQELTESIVYMSSGYEEVKADLESKENRIRTLETENAGLKSQVVDLNTRLNNLEQQSRDCNIEIQCVPEHKSENLSTIVKQLSATVGLGLREHEVLNYHRVAKVNQDSSRPRSIVVKLSSPLVRDNLIAAVKTFNRVHQHDKLNSSHFGLAGERTPVYICEHLSPSNKQLHAAARKFAKEKKYQFVWVRNGKVHLRKDPTSKSFVVRDIDFLSTL from the coding sequence ATGAGTCTCTGCAAAAAATGTTCAAAGCAAATTAAAGCGAGTGATGTAAAATCTTGCTCTAGATGCCCGAATTCTTTTCATTACCAGTGTTTGGGTGTTCCTTCAGAGAATTTCAGCAAGGAATCTAAGACGTACAAGGCAACTTGGAAGTGTCAAGATTGTAAACTTGCTGATAGTCGAGTGACCACTCCTTCACCAGCAACAACAGACACATCTCCCAGTAATATTAGCGAGGATTTGAAAACTTACTTAGAAAAATTGCTTGAAGAACACCTATCAAAATTCTCTAGAGATATCAAACGCGATTTTGCGGCTGAAAGTGTGGACACAAGGAGCAAACTACAGGAACTTACGGAGAGCATTGTCTATATGTCATCTGGGTACGAGGAAGTTAAAGCTGACCTTGAGTCTAAGGAGAACAGGATAAGGACATTAGAGACTGAAAACGCTGGGTTAAAATCACAAGTTGTAGATTTGAACACCAGGCTGAATAATCTTGAGCAACAGTCACGCGACTGCAATATTGAAATCCAGTGCGTGCCTGAACACAAATCTGAGAATCTGAGCACTATTGTAAAGCAACTCAGCGCCACTGTGGGACTAGGTCTTCGAGAGCACGAAGTACTCAACTATCACCGAGTCGCGAAGGTCAACCAGGATTCATCCCGTCCTCGTTCTATAGTCGTAAAATTATCCAGCCCACTGGTCCGTGACAATCTAATTGCAGCAGTCAAGACCTTCAATAGGGTCCACCAACACGATAAGCTGAATTCTTCTCATTTCGGGTTAGCAGGCGAAAGGACACCAGTGTACATCTGCGAACATCTATCTCCCAGCAATAAGCAACTCCACGCAGCAGCACGGAAATTCGCAAAGGAGAAGAAATACCAGTTCGTGTGGGTCAGAAACGGCAAGGTGCATTTGAGAAAAGACCCAACCTCAAAGAGTTTTGTAGTTAGAGATATAGATTTCTTGAGTACCCTGTAA
- the LOC106135208 gene encoding putative nuclease HARBI1: protein MQRFFNKFGIPGVIGCIDCTHVRIVRPNEHEDRYFCRKKFHSLNVQLICDADQQILSVDASHPGSFHDSFIWSHHPVRYHLENLGSEATWLLGDSGYSQRRTMMTPILDAEPSGYMCFRCVYTGSILYTKACKG from the exons ATGCAAAG atttttcaataaatttggtATCCCTGGTGTGATTGGATGTATTGATTGTACCCATGTTCGCATAGTAAGGCCTAATGAGCATGAAGATAGATATTTCTGTAGAAAGAAATTCCATTCTCTAAATGTTCAGTtg atttgtgATGCAGATCAACAAATTCTAAGTGTTGATGCGAGTCATCCAGGGTCATTTCATGACTCATTTATATGGAGCCACCATCCTGTACGTTACCATTTGGAAAATTTAGGGTCTGAAGCAACATGGCTTTTAG GTGACTCTGGGTACTCACAACGAAGAACGATGATGACACCTATTTTGGATGCAGAACCGTCTGGTTATATGTGCTTCCGGTGTGTCTACACCGGAAGCATATTATACACAAAAGCATGTAAAGGCTAG
- the LOC106135210 gene encoding uncharacterized protein LOC106135210, translating into MGLPAVQVNPLQDDMRPEAGPSGIRGIEVESITEEWLEVPSSVSQTVSSIEADSLPADVEITTASSDPSQSHAAAVSDEAVGVEVPSVVQAEAPPQPRRRRRRAHLTAAEARVQIVEAARQRAATEAANSLILQEAICLFRELVAIIRRYGEEPRDVPQDPAV; encoded by the exons ATGGGTTTACCAGCGGTGCAGGTGAACCCATTGCAG gatGATATGAGACCTGAAGCTGGCCCCTCTGGCATTCGAGGTATTGAAGTCGAATCCATTACAGAAGAATGGTTAGAAGTTCCTTCTAGT GTATCTCAAACTGTTAGTTCTATCGAGGCAGATTCTCTACCTGCAGATGTAGAAATTACTactgcatcatcagatcctTCACAAAGCCACGCAGCAGCTGTCTCTGATGAGGCTGTCGGCGTCGAAGTACCTAGTGTGGTACAGGCTGAAGCCCCGCCACAACCTAGGCGACGGCGCCGACGTGCTCATTTAACAGCTGCAGAAGCAAGGGTGCAAATAGTTGAAGCTGCACGACAGAGGGCTGCTACTGAAGCTGCAAATAGTTTAATACTTCAGGAAGCTATTTGTCTCTTCCGTGAATTAGTGGCTATAATTAGAAG gTATGGCGAAGAGCCCAGAGACGTGCCACAAGATCCCGCCGTGTAG
- the LOC106140788 gene encoding solute carrier family 35 member E1 homolog has translation MGLEGGRREALIVCGLCAAWYAVSSASNVVGKLVLTDFPFPVTVSMVQLLSIVLYSAPAFRAAGVRRAPEFPRRYFWRVLVPLAFAKFFTTMFSQISIWKVPISYAHTVKATTPLWTAGLAYVLFGERQPRGVAGALLLIAGGVAVASATELHFDAAGLGAALAAAALLSLQHLYSKRVMRDTGVHHLRLLQLLGGLATLLFAPVWAWRDGATLWREAGWLRDWERTAPLLALDGLLAWLQAVCAFSVLWRVSPLAYAVASAAKRAAVVGASLLVLRNPASAANVAGMALAAAGVLLYNRAKLRARERAPPPLLPV, from the exons ATGGGGCTGGAAGGAGGCCGACGCGAGGCACTAATAGTGTGCGGCTTGTGCGCCGCCTGGTACGCAGTGAGCTCTGCCTCCAATGTGGTGGGCAAGCTGGTGCTGACGGATTTCCCGTTCCCGGTGACGGTGAGCATGGTGCAGCTGCTGTCCATCGTGCTGTACTCGGCGCCAGCATTCCGCGCGGCGGGCGTGCGGCGTGCCCCGGAATTCCCGCGCCGCTACTTCTGGCGCGTGCTGGTGCCCCTCGCCTTTGCCAAATTCTTTACAACCATGTTCTCTCAGATTTCAATTTGGAAAGTGCCTATATCATATGCTCACACAG TGAAAGCAACCACGCCGCTGTGGACGGCGGGGCTGGCGTACGTGCTGTTCGGCGAGCGACAGCCGCGCGGCGTGGCGGGCGCGCTGCTGCTGATCGCGGGCGGCGTGGCGGTCGCGTCCGCCACCGAGCTGCACTTCGACGCGGCCGGGCTCGGCGCCGCGCTGGCCGCCGCCGCGCTGCTCTCGCTGCAGCACCTCTACTCCAAGCGCGTCATGCGCGACACCGGCGTGCACCACCTGCGGCTGCTGCAGCTGCTGGGCGGGCTGGCCACGCTGCTGTTCGCGCCGGTGTGGGCGTGGCGCGACGGGGCCACCCTGTGGCGCGAGGCGGGCTGGCTGCGCGACTGGGAGCGCACGGCGCCGCTGCTGGCGCTGGACGGGCTGCTGGCGTGGCTGCAGGCGGTGTGCGCCTTCAGCGTGCTGTGGCGGGTGTCGCCGCTGGCGTACGCGGTGGCGTCGGCGGCCAAGCGCGCGGCCGTGGTGGGCGCGTCGCTGCTGGTGCTGCGCAACCCCGCGTCGGCCGCCAACGTGGCGGGCATGGCGCTGGCGGCGGCCGGCGTGCTGCTCTACAACCGCGCCAAGCTGCGCGCCCGGGAGCgggcgccgccgccgctgctGCCTGTCTGA